A stretch of the Mycobacteroides immunogenum genome encodes the following:
- a CDS encoding glycosyltransferase family 4 protein → MRIGMVCPYSFDVPGGVQSHVVQLAEVMRDRGHHVSLLAPSSSDLELPEFVVSGGKAVPIPYNGSVARLRFGPATYAKTRRWLLDGDFDVLHLHEPNAPSLSMLALMVAEGPIVATFHTSTTKSLTLSVFQAVLRPWHEKIVGRIAVSELARRWQMEALGSDAVEIPNGVDVRSFSGAPVLDGYPREGKTVLFLGRYDEPRKGMDVLMGALPKIATSFPDVEILIVGRGDEAELRTQAGPLAKHLKFLGQVDDATKASAMRSADVYCAPNIGGESFGIVLVEAMAAGTAVVASSLDAFRRVLLDGAAGRLTPTGDPDALAAAIIGVLGDDEGRAQLVAAGTEAVQRYDWSVVAQQIMLVYETVTASGARVKVDSW, encoded by the coding sequence ATGCGCATCGGGATGGTCTGCCCGTACTCCTTTGACGTACCGGGTGGCGTCCAGTCCCACGTAGTGCAGCTGGCCGAGGTCATGCGCGATCGCGGCCATCACGTGAGCCTGCTCGCGCCGTCATCGTCGGACCTGGAGCTACCAGAATTCGTGGTCTCGGGTGGCAAGGCCGTGCCGATTCCCTACAACGGATCGGTCGCGCGGCTGCGATTCGGCCCGGCCACCTACGCCAAGACCCGGCGCTGGCTGCTCGACGGCGATTTTGATGTGCTGCACCTGCACGAACCGAACGCGCCGAGCCTGTCGATGCTGGCCCTCATGGTGGCGGAAGGACCGATCGTCGCGACGTTCCACACGTCCACCACGAAATCGTTGACGTTGAGCGTTTTTCAGGCCGTCCTGCGGCCCTGGCACGAGAAGATCGTCGGCCGGATCGCCGTTTCGGAGCTGGCCCGGCGCTGGCAGATGGAGGCGCTGGGATCCGACGCGGTCGAGATTCCCAATGGCGTCGATGTTCGATCCTTCTCCGGTGCACCCGTCCTCGATGGATACCCACGCGAAGGTAAGACGGTGCTGTTCTTGGGCCGCTACGACGAACCGCGCAAGGGGATGGACGTGCTGATGGGCGCGTTACCGAAGATCGCGACCAGCTTCCCCGACGTGGAGATCCTGATCGTCGGCCGCGGAGATGAAGCCGAACTACGCACGCAGGCAGGACCGTTGGCCAAACATCTGAAATTCCTCGGCCAGGTTGACGACGCCACCAAGGCGTCGGCCATGCGCAGCGCCGACGTCTACTGTGCCCCCAACATCGGCGGTGAGAGCTTCGGCATCGTGCTGGTAGAGGCGATGGCGGCAGGGACGGCGGTCGTTGCCAGCTCACTGGACGCGTTCCGCCGGGTGCTGTTGGACGGCGCCGCGGGCCGATTGACGCCAACGGGTGACCCGGATGCCCTGGCAGCCGCCATCATCGGTGTGCTGGGTGATGACGAAGGCCGGGCGCAGCTGGTGGCGGCGGGCACCGAAGCGGTGCAGCGGTACGACTGGTCCGTGGTCGCCCAACAGATCATGCTGGTCTACGAGACGGTCACCGCCTCTGGCGCGCGAGTCAAGGTC
- a CDS encoding phosphatidylinositol mannoside acyltransferase yields MSTWGERAADWGYAAGWNVTQATPDLLARAIFDVGAMVGARKGGPEQLRKNLARVLGVHPWEVPDRLMIDSMRSYARYWREAFRLPSQNMERLAARLDSCLFGRRNLDASREEGRGTVIALPHSGNWDMAGVWLAQTYGTFTTVAERLKPESLYRRFLDYRETLGFEVLPLTGDASGPYEVLAQRLRENRVVCLMADRDLSRSGVPVDFFGAEARMPAGPARLAIDTGARLLPAHCWFEPHEQWGVRIHGPVDTSAGDVAAATQAMADVFAANIAERPADWHMLQPLWLDDLSEERRTTLRTASAPTRAPEPEPSLETDPVGGQA; encoded by the coding sequence ATGAGTACCTGGGGTGAACGCGCCGCCGACTGGGGATACGCCGCGGGCTGGAATGTCACGCAGGCGACTCCGGACCTCCTTGCCCGCGCCATATTCGATGTCGGCGCCATGGTCGGTGCCCGCAAGGGCGGACCCGAGCAGCTACGCAAGAACCTCGCGCGGGTACTGGGCGTGCACCCCTGGGAGGTGCCCGACCGGCTGATGATCGACTCGATGCGTTCCTACGCCCGGTATTGGCGTGAAGCGTTCCGGCTGCCGTCGCAGAACATGGAGCGCCTCGCCGCCCGTTTGGACAGCTGCCTGTTCGGCCGGCGCAACCTGGATGCCTCGCGGGAGGAAGGGCGGGGCACGGTTATCGCCCTGCCACACAGCGGAAACTGGGATATGGCCGGGGTGTGGCTGGCGCAAACCTATGGCACCTTCACGACCGTCGCCGAGCGCCTGAAGCCCGAATCGCTGTATCGGAGATTCCTGGACTACCGCGAGACGCTGGGCTTCGAGGTGCTTCCGCTGACCGGTGACGCGTCAGGTCCGTATGAGGTACTGGCGCAGCGATTGCGGGAGAACCGAGTGGTCTGCCTCATGGCCGATCGCGACCTGAGCCGCAGCGGCGTCCCCGTCGACTTCTTCGGTGCCGAGGCCCGCATGCCCGCAGGGCCGGCTCGTCTTGCCATCGATACCGGCGCGCGTCTGCTGCCCGCGCACTGTTGGTTCGAACCGCATGAGCAATGGGGGGTACGTATCCATGGGCCCGTCGACACCTCGGCGGGCGATGTCGCGGCCGCCACCCAGGCCATGGCCGATGTGTTCGCGGCCAACATCGCTGAACGCCCCGCGGACTGGCACATGCTGCAACCGCTGTGGCTCGACGATCTGTCCGAGGAACGCCGCACCACGCTGCGGACGGCGTCTGCGCCCACGCGGGCACCGGAACCTGAACCCTCCCTGGAGACCGATCCCGTTGGTGGGCAGGCGTAA
- the pgsA gene encoding phosphatidylinositol phosphate synthase, translating to MSGLLSRETFAKITNPLAHALLRAGFTPDTVTIFGTAASVVAALTLFPTGHLFWGGMAVWLFAMFDMLDGAMARARGGGTRFGAVLDATCDRVADGAVFAGLVWWAAFGWGSTSLVVSTLICMITSQVISYVKARAEASGLRADGGLIERPERLIIVLAGAIFSGGFGVQWPLHTAMWVLAVASLVTVGQRMHAVRTSPGALELLPNSDAGQDTAETNQS from the coding sequence GTGAGCGGCCTGTTGTCGCGGGAGACATTCGCGAAAATCACCAACCCACTGGCTCACGCGCTACTGCGTGCGGGATTCACCCCGGATACGGTCACCATCTTCGGCACGGCGGCCTCGGTTGTCGCGGCGCTGACACTCTTCCCGACCGGTCACCTTTTCTGGGGCGGCATGGCGGTTTGGCTGTTCGCGATGTTCGACATGCTCGACGGCGCGATGGCCCGTGCGCGCGGCGGCGGCACCCGGTTCGGTGCGGTGCTGGACGCGACCTGTGATCGTGTCGCCGATGGCGCGGTCTTCGCCGGCTTGGTCTGGTGGGCCGCATTCGGCTGGGGTTCAACTTCTTTGGTGGTATCCACGCTGATCTGCATGATCACCTCGCAGGTGATTTCGTATGTGAAGGCGCGTGCCGAGGCGTCGGGATTGCGTGCCGATGGCGGATTGATCGAGCGGCCGGAACGGCTCATCATCGTGCTCGCCGGCGCGATCTTCAGCGGCGGATTCGGCGTGCAGTGGCCGTTGCACACCGCGATGTGGGTGCTGGCGGTGGCAAGCCTGGTGACCGTTGGGCAACGGATGCACGCCGTCCGCACCTCACCGGGAGCTCTGGAGCTGCTGCCCAATTCGGATGCCGGACAGGACACCGCGGAGACGAATCAGTCATGA
- a CDS encoding HIT family protein: MTDEDSTIIDRGVGDPDHLQRLWSPHRMSYIAEAVKAPSPDSAPFTEIPEMADEDGLVVARGEHVYAVLNLYPYNPGHLMVVPYRQVAELEDLTEGESRELMAFTQKAIRVIKKVSRPHGFNVGLNLGSAAGGSLAEHLHQHVVPRWGGDANFITIIGGSKVLPQLLRDTRTLLATAWEQLP; encoded by the coding sequence GTGACTGACGAGGACTCGACCATCATCGACCGCGGCGTGGGCGACCCAGATCATCTGCAGCGACTGTGGAGCCCGCACCGGATGAGTTATATCGCCGAGGCCGTGAAGGCGCCCAGTCCCGACTCGGCGCCCTTCACCGAGATCCCCGAGATGGCCGATGAGGACGGTTTGGTGGTGGCCCGGGGCGAGCACGTGTACGCCGTGCTCAACCTCTACCCATACAACCCCGGACATCTCATGGTGGTGCCCTACCGCCAGGTGGCCGAGCTCGAAGACCTCACCGAGGGAGAAAGTCGCGAGCTGATGGCCTTCACTCAGAAGGCGATCCGGGTGATCAAGAAGGTCTCGAGGCCGCACGGCTTCAACGTCGGACTCAATCTGGGTAGCGCCGCGGGCGGATCGCTGGCAGAGCATCTGCATCAGCATGTGGTGCCACGCTGGGGTGGCGACGCGAACTTCATCACCATCATCGGCGGTTCCAAGGTGTTGCCACAGCTGCTGCGGGACACCCGCACTTTGCTCGCCACTGCCTGGGAGCAGTTGCCGTGA
- the thrS gene encoding threonine--tRNA ligase — MTAPNPSSLVAPIRVPAGTTAGTAVREAGLPGKGEDAVVVVRVDGALKDLSWTPQVDTEVEPVAANTEDGRSVIRHSAAHVLAQAVQDLFPQAKLGIGPPITDGFYYDFGIDHAFTPEDLTALEKKMKQIIKEGQRFSRRVYESVEEAQAELANEPFKLELVSDKSGADDPEVMEVGGDELSAYDNLNPRTGEREWFDLCRGPHIPTTKHIPAFRLTRSSAAYWRGNQANASMQRVYGTAWESQEALDKHLELLEEAQRRDHRKLGVELDLFSFPDEIGSGLPVFHPKGGIVRKELEDYSRAKHTAAGYEFVNTPHITKENLYQTSGHLDWYSDGMFPPMQIDAELNEDGTVRKPGQNYYLKPMNCPMHHLIYRARGRSYRELPLRLFEFGSVYRYEKSGVVHGLTRVRGMTQDDAHIYTTREQMHEELTSLLRFVLDLLSDYGLDDFYLELSTKDETKFVGSDEVWEEATKTLEQVALDSGLQLVPDPGGAAFYGPKISVQAKDALGRSWQMSTIQLDFNMPERFNLEYTAADGTRKQPVLIHRALFGSIERFFGVLTEHYAGAFPAWLSPVQAVGIPIADAHAPYLNDIVSQLKSQGIRAEVDSSDDRMNKKIVNHTNQRVPFLLLAGDRDVEAGAVSFRFRDRTQVNGVPREEAVAAILDWVNRRENVSPTAELLKLGASD; from the coding sequence ATGACTGCGCCCAACCCGTCTTCCCTTGTGGCACCAATCCGGGTGCCGGCCGGGACGACGGCGGGGACCGCGGTACGAGAGGCCGGCCTGCCGGGCAAGGGGGAGGACGCCGTCGTCGTCGTGCGCGTCGATGGTGCCCTGAAGGATTTGTCCTGGACGCCACAGGTCGATACCGAGGTAGAGCCCGTCGCGGCCAACACCGAAGACGGGCGCAGTGTCATCCGGCACTCGGCCGCCCACGTGCTAGCGCAGGCTGTGCAGGACCTGTTCCCGCAGGCCAAACTCGGCATCGGTCCGCCGATCACCGACGGTTTCTACTACGACTTCGGGATCGATCACGCCTTCACGCCTGAAGATCTCACCGCCCTCGAGAAAAAGATGAAGCAGATCATCAAAGAGGGGCAACGATTTTCGCGCCGGGTCTACGAATCGGTGGAAGAGGCCCAGGCCGAACTGGCCAACGAGCCGTTCAAGCTGGAACTGGTGTCGGACAAGTCCGGCGCCGATGACCCGGAGGTCATGGAGGTCGGCGGCGACGAGCTGTCCGCCTACGACAACCTGAATCCGCGTACCGGGGAACGCGAATGGTTCGACCTGTGCCGCGGCCCGCATATCCCCACCACCAAGCACATCCCGGCCTTCCGGCTCACCCGCAGTTCAGCTGCCTACTGGCGCGGCAACCAGGCCAACGCCAGCATGCAACGTGTCTACGGCACCGCCTGGGAGTCTCAGGAAGCCCTGGATAAACACCTCGAACTGCTGGAGGAGGCGCAGCGGCGCGACCACCGCAAGCTCGGTGTCGAGCTGGATCTGTTCAGCTTCCCTGACGAAATCGGTTCCGGGCTCCCGGTTTTCCACCCCAAGGGTGGCATCGTGCGCAAGGAGCTTGAGGATTACTCGCGCGCCAAGCACACCGCGGCCGGGTACGAATTCGTCAACACCCCGCACATCACCAAGGAAAACCTGTACCAAACCTCCGGGCACTTGGACTGGTACTCCGACGGCATGTTCCCCCCGATGCAGATCGACGCCGAGCTCAACGAGGACGGCACCGTGCGCAAGCCAGGGCAGAACTACTACCTCAAACCCATGAACTGCCCGATGCATCACCTGATCTACCGGGCCCGGGGCCGTTCCTACCGTGAATTGCCATTGCGACTCTTCGAATTCGGCTCGGTGTACCGATACGAGAAGTCCGGTGTGGTGCACGGCCTGACCCGGGTGCGCGGCATGACGCAGGACGACGCGCATATTTACACGACTCGCGAACAGATGCACGAGGAGCTGACCTCACTGCTGCGATTCGTGCTCGACCTGCTGTCCGACTACGGGCTCGACGATTTCTACCTGGAACTCTCGACCAAGGACGAGACGAAATTCGTTGGTTCCGATGAGGTTTGGGAAGAAGCGACCAAGACTCTGGAGCAAGTGGCGCTCGATTCCGGGCTGCAGCTGGTGCCGGATCCCGGCGGCGCGGCCTTCTACGGGCCCAAGATCTCGGTGCAAGCCAAGGACGCGCTGGGCAGGTCCTGGCAGATGTCCACGATCCAGCTCGACTTCAATATGCCGGAGCGGTTCAACCTCGAGTACACGGCCGCCGACGGCACGCGCAAGCAGCCGGTGCTCATCCATCGGGCGCTGTTCGGGTCCATCGAGCGCTTCTTCGGTGTGCTCACCGAGCACTATGCGGGAGCCTTCCCGGCCTGGCTGTCGCCGGTGCAGGCGGTGGGTATTCCGATTGCCGATGCGCACGCGCCGTACCTGAACGACATTGTGTCCCAGCTCAAATCGCAAGGCATCCGTGCCGAGGTGGACAGCAGCGATGACCGCATGAACAAGAAAATCGTCAACCACACCAACCAGCGAGTGCCGTTCCTGCTGCTGGCCGGTGACCGTGACGTCGAGGCGGGGGCGGTCAGCTTCCGGTTCCGGGACCGCACTCAGGTGAACGGGGTGCCCCGCGAGGAGGCGGTCGCTGCCATCCTCGACTGGGTGAATCGCCGTGAGAACGTATCGCCGACAGCCGAACTCCTGAAGTTGGGTGCCAGTGACTGA
- a CDS encoding GlxA family transcriptional regulator, producing MHSVPVGRSGEPHSVVVLALPETVGFDLATAVEVFGRVCLADGTSPYRVRVCGTEPIVSAGPFGIATDLGLEALSEADTVVVPARDDVTAPLPEGVIDALRAAHARGARIASICAGAFTLAEAGILDGKRVTTHWLAADLFREMYPAVHLDADVLYVDEGQVLTSAGAAAGLDLCLHMVARDHGAAVAAEAARMAVTPLHRDGGQAQYVVRNRRSSEAGLGDMLAWIEHNAHRELSLEDLAAQAATSVRSLNRRFRAETGQTPMQWLTGVRVRHAQQLLECSADSVERIGREVGFGSPANFREQFRRLAGVSPLTYRNTFRAQSA from the coding sequence ATGCATTCCGTGCCTGTGGGTCGTTCGGGCGAGCCTCATTCGGTCGTTGTTCTCGCGCTTCCCGAAACCGTCGGTTTCGATCTGGCCACCGCCGTCGAGGTGTTCGGGCGTGTGTGTCTCGCCGACGGCACCAGTCCCTACCGCGTGCGGGTGTGCGGCACCGAGCCGATCGTTTCCGCCGGGCCGTTCGGCATCGCGACAGATCTTGGACTCGAGGCGCTTTCGGAGGCCGACACTGTCGTGGTGCCGGCGCGCGATGACGTCACCGCCCCCTTACCGGAGGGCGTCATCGACGCCCTCCGGGCCGCCCATGCGCGCGGCGCACGCATCGCCTCCATATGTGCGGGGGCCTTCACGCTCGCCGAGGCCGGCATTCTGGACGGCAAGCGGGTCACCACGCACTGGCTGGCTGCCGACTTGTTTCGGGAGATGTACCCGGCAGTGCACCTGGATGCCGATGTGTTGTACGTCGATGAGGGACAGGTGCTCACCTCCGCCGGAGCCGCGGCCGGACTCGACCTGTGTCTGCACATGGTGGCGCGCGATCACGGCGCGGCGGTGGCCGCGGAAGCCGCACGGATGGCCGTGACACCGCTGCACCGCGACGGCGGGCAGGCCCAATATGTCGTGCGGAACCGCCGGAGCTCCGAGGCCGGCCTCGGCGACATGCTGGCGTGGATCGAACACAACGCGCATCGCGAGCTGTCGCTCGAGGACCTGGCCGCGCAGGCCGCCACCAGTGTGCGCAGCCTCAACCGGCGGTTTCGGGCCGAAACGGGGCAGACACCCATGCAGTGGCTGACCGGGGTGCGGGTGCGTCACGCCCAACAACTGCTGGAATGTTCAGCCGATTCCGTCGAGCGGATCGGGCGCGAAGTGGGGTTCGGCTCACCTGCGAATTTCCGGGAGCAGTTCCGCCGGCTCGCCGGGGTCTCGCCCCTGACGTATCGGAACACATTCCGCGCACAATCGGCCTGA
- a CDS encoding PaaI family thioesterase, with the protein MTTKEAVPAHEGGGFNPPDPTLKGGPDYGRFIDALRTLQDRARAALPPDEVVTELAAQLEAMNELLAPYEVSEWDSPSGRRTDLPLRGNILLVPMTIDSFDKGVLTGTATFSRYHLGRNGAVHGGCLGLLFDTIFGTGSLLLTDLRKLRTAYLNINYRKITPIEKELRYDCTLDRVEGRKVFMTGRLLDADEVLAEAEALFVKLNPGQP; encoded by the coding sequence ATGACCACCAAGGAAGCAGTACCGGCGCACGAGGGCGGTGGGTTCAACCCGCCCGATCCCACCCTCAAGGGCGGCCCCGACTACGGCCGTTTCATCGATGCGCTGCGGACCCTTCAGGATCGGGCCCGGGCCGCACTGCCGCCCGACGAGGTGGTTACCGAACTGGCCGCTCAACTTGAGGCCATGAACGAGCTGCTGGCTCCGTATGAGGTCTCGGAATGGGACTCGCCCTCGGGCCGGCGCACCGACCTTCCGCTGCGCGGAAACATCCTGTTGGTGCCGATGACGATCGACAGCTTCGACAAGGGGGTGCTCACCGGTACAGCGACATTCAGCCGGTACCACCTGGGGCGCAACGGCGCGGTGCACGGTGGTTGCCTGGGGCTGCTCTTCGACACCATCTTCGGCACCGGTTCGCTGCTACTGACCGATCTGCGCAAGCTGCGCACCGCCTACTTGAACATCAACTACCGCAAGATCACACCCATTGAGAAGGAACTGCGGTACGACTGCACGCTGGACCGCGTCGAGGGCCGCAAGGTGTTCATGACTGGCCGGCTTCTCGACGCTGACGAGGTGCTGGCGGAGGCGGAGGCGCTCTTCGTCAAGCTCAATCCCGGCCAGCCCTGA
- a CDS encoding DUF1990 family protein, with the protein MDIARLSQLPFTYQEIGATAGELPTEYHHVRESRQIGTGKDRFEEAADSLMRFGIQRGIGLRVLTSEPEAAAGVNVATQLWPFWALCRVVYVIDEPNRRGFAYGTLHGHPETGEESFIVRLDPSNNVVSVEITAFSKPSFWWVRAGNLVVKQLQRLVTQRYLRAL; encoded by the coding sequence GTGGATATCGCACGACTGAGCCAGCTCCCGTTCACCTACCAGGAAATCGGCGCGACGGCCGGCGAGCTCCCCACCGAATACCACCATGTGCGGGAATCTCGACAGATCGGCACAGGTAAGGACCGCTTCGAAGAAGCCGCTGACAGCCTCATGCGTTTCGGCATTCAGCGCGGGATCGGGCTGCGAGTCCTCACCTCGGAGCCCGAGGCTGCCGCGGGCGTGAACGTGGCGACACAGCTGTGGCCGTTCTGGGCGTTATGCCGCGTCGTCTATGTGATCGACGAACCGAATCGGCGCGGTTTCGCGTATGGCACGCTTCACGGCCACCCAGAGACCGGTGAAGAATCCTTCATCGTGCGCCTCGATCCATCCAACAACGTTGTCAGCGTGGAGATTACGGCGTTTTCAAAACCATCGTTCTGGTGGGTTCGGGCCGGCAATCTAGTGGTCAAACAACTGCAGCGACTGGTAACTCAGCGGTATCTGCGCGCGCTCTGA
- a CDS encoding M20 family metallopeptidase encodes MSDAAQVLARVDGLRDELVATLAEAIALRSVNPTYAGQDYDDLVGGESDVAQLLAGVYRQSGAEVELFGEVPGRDNVVGVLRGSGGGRSLIFNGHVDVVPADDGAAWTHDPFSGFHDETHIWGRGSVDMKSGLVAQAFAARALHESGVTLRGDLMLQGVVGEENLEHHLGTSAVLGRGYTADGAIIAEPTGSRLPLSVMPATPGVLVLRITVTGRSGHASARALMRAQAASNPGVEPVAVSAVDAALSIHEALRRLEIEWEQTRIDPLFERGQFTIGLDVIEGGARSARNVAFIPDETVLDYAVFYPPADDVAGVQAEIVRTVSAVVEADPWLRREPPRIEWPMHYPGGRTDKDHPLCQAVISARQDAATGSAFSGLPDVRPFPSAADLPWFTAAGIPAVGMGPGNLAMAHAVDERCAIEEIICATKAYALVAMRWCGVR; translated from the coding sequence ATGAGCGATGCGGCGCAGGTGCTGGCCCGCGTCGACGGCTTGCGTGACGAGCTGGTCGCCACGCTCGCCGAGGCGATAGCGCTACGGAGCGTGAATCCGACCTATGCCGGCCAGGACTACGACGATCTGGTGGGCGGGGAATCTGATGTCGCCCAGCTGTTGGCCGGTGTGTATCGGCAGAGCGGGGCGGAGGTCGAGCTGTTCGGCGAGGTTCCCGGGCGCGACAACGTGGTCGGTGTGCTGCGTGGCAGCGGCGGAGGGCGGTCACTGATCTTCAACGGGCATGTTGACGTTGTGCCGGCCGACGACGGCGCAGCATGGACCCACGACCCGTTCTCGGGATTCCATGACGAGACACATATTTGGGGTCGTGGGTCGGTCGATATGAAGAGCGGGCTGGTGGCGCAGGCCTTTGCCGCCAGGGCCTTACACGAATCGGGTGTCACGCTGCGCGGCGACCTGATGCTGCAGGGGGTGGTCGGCGAGGAGAACCTTGAGCATCATCTGGGCACCTCGGCGGTGCTCGGACGTGGGTACACCGCCGACGGCGCGATCATCGCCGAGCCCACCGGCTCGCGTCTGCCGTTGTCGGTCATGCCCGCCACGCCCGGTGTGCTCGTCCTGCGTATCACGGTGACCGGCCGCTCGGGGCACGCGTCGGCGCGTGCGCTGATGCGTGCGCAGGCGGCCTCGAACCCGGGCGTCGAGCCCGTCGCCGTGAGTGCCGTCGACGCCGCGCTCTCGATCCACGAGGCGTTGCGCCGGTTGGAGATTGAATGGGAGCAGACACGTATCGATCCTCTTTTTGAGCGTGGACAGTTCACGATTGGCCTCGACGTGATCGAAGGCGGTGCCCGCAGCGCACGCAATGTGGCGTTCATTCCGGATGAGACCGTGCTCGATTACGCGGTCTTCTATCCACCCGCGGACGATGTGGCCGGTGTTCAGGCCGAGATCGTTCGTACGGTTTCGGCAGTTGTCGAAGCCGATCCCTGGTTGCGGCGCGAGCCTCCGCGCATCGAATGGCCCATGCACTATCCGGGTGGGCGAACCGACAAGGATCACCCGCTGTGTCAGGCTGTGATCTCCGCCCGTCAGGACGCCGCCACCGGATCGGCCTTCAGCGGACTGCCGGATGTTCGTCCCTTTCCCTCGGCGGCCGACCTGCCCTGGTTCACCGCGGCGGGCATTCCGGCGGTCGGCATGGGGCCGGGAAATTTGGCGATGGCTCATGCGGTGGACGAGCGGTGTGCGATCGAGGAAATCATCTGCGCTACCAAGGCGTACGCCTTGGTGGCGATGCGCTGGTGCGGTGTGCGATGA
- a CDS encoding amidohydrolase, with product MTTTLITGGQVITFDSAVPEAEALVLSDGRVVAVGDRRDMEDVAGPDAHRVDAGGGTVMPGLVDTHPHAMHFGMLAGGLVDLTDAVDHADIVARIRAKAAETPEGEWIMCTPVGEPHYFIRRSERDLAERRLPDRWVLDTATDKHPVMIQAWAPRMPNVVAFNSAGLRTLGLTALIPSRVCDVEIDRNENGDLTGILRGPVTNYYTYDPFWGQILTKLPRLNLENAAAGTIAEVSRFTVQGITSLYEGHAMEPEHVELYRHLRNANALNMRVMATFDVESAIFYPFDPMSQEDFTARLRKLASQALQLDDDRLRINGLTISPGGPCFSGYFALYEPYTDPFGRPATGMRFLSLEKEEAFVRYCATEGIRANICVGALREHDEFLDIAERVVQEHDFRDQRWILQHAITITPKQAQRYAALGFQVTTCAGFTWGKGAMYGDRIGKHIWRDLEPLQRLMNTGLLLTGGTDWGPKNPWEQIELAETHRFAGSDHRNDGPDQKISRMDALKMWTSNAATLLDWSEIGALAPGKYADVIITDRNPLTCPIDELRATHVLRTYLGGETVYDSGELASAAAHSETALA from the coding sequence ATGACCACAACACTCATCACCGGCGGACAGGTGATCACCTTCGATTCGGCTGTGCCTGAGGCTGAAGCGCTGGTTCTATCGGACGGGCGCGTTGTCGCCGTGGGAGACCGGCGTGACATGGAGGACGTGGCAGGGCCCGACGCGCACCGCGTCGACGCCGGAGGTGGCACGGTGATGCCCGGCTTGGTCGACACGCACCCGCACGCCATGCATTTCGGAATGCTGGCAGGCGGACTGGTCGATCTGACCGATGCCGTGGATCACGCGGACATCGTGGCCAGAATCCGTGCGAAGGCGGCTGAGACACCAGAGGGTGAGTGGATCATGTGCACTCCGGTGGGGGAGCCGCATTACTTCATCAGGCGCTCCGAGCGCGATCTGGCTGAGCGGCGGCTGCCGGACCGCTGGGTGCTGGACACCGCGACGGACAAGCATCCGGTGATGATTCAGGCATGGGCGCCCCGGATGCCCAATGTGGTGGCCTTCAACAGTGCCGGACTGCGTACTTTGGGCCTGACCGCGCTCATTCCCAGCCGGGTATGCGATGTGGAGATCGACAGGAATGAGAACGGTGACCTCACCGGCATCCTGCGTGGCCCCGTCACGAACTACTACACCTACGATCCCTTCTGGGGGCAGATCCTCACCAAGCTGCCGCGTCTCAACCTGGAGAACGCCGCGGCGGGGACCATTGCCGAGGTGAGTCGCTTTACCGTGCAAGGGATCACCAGCTTGTATGAGGGCCATGCCATGGAACCCGAACACGTCGAGCTGTACCGGCATCTGCGCAATGCCAACGCACTGAACATGCGCGTGATGGCGACGTTTGATGTCGAGTCTGCCATTTTCTATCCGTTCGATCCGATGTCACAAGAAGACTTCACCGCGCGGCTACGCAAGCTCGCGAGCCAGGCGCTGCAATTGGATGACGACAGGCTGCGCATCAACGGGCTCACGATCAGCCCCGGAGGCCCGTGTTTCTCCGGTTACTTCGCGCTCTACGAGCCCTACACCGACCCCTTCGGGCGGCCGGCCACCGGCATGCGCTTCCTGTCGCTGGAGAAGGAGGAGGCATTCGTCCGCTACTGCGCGACAGAGGGGATCCGCGCGAACATATGCGTGGGGGCCCTTCGGGAACACGACGAATTCCTCGACATCGCCGAACGCGTTGTGCAAGAACATGACTTCCGGGATCAGCGCTGGATTCTGCAGCACGCCATCACGATCACTCCCAAGCAGGCGCAGCGATACGCGGCGCTGGGGTTCCAGGTGACCACTTGCGCCGGCTTCACGTGGGGTAAGGGAGCGATGTATGGCGATCGCATCGGTAAGCACATCTGGCGGGACTTGGAGCCCTTGCAGCGGCTGATGAACACCGGGCTACTCCTGACCGGTGGCACCGACTGGGGCCCCAAGAATCCGTGGGAGCAGATCGAGCTGGCGGAAACGCACCGATTCGCGGGCAGTGACCATCGCAATGACGGACCCGATCAGAAGATCTCCCGGATGGATGCGCTGAAGATGTGGACGTCGAACGCCGCCACATTGCTGGACTGGTCAGAAATCGGCGCGTTGGCGCCAGGAAAGTACGCCGACGTGATCATCACGGACCGCAATCCGCTGACCTGCCCCATCGATGAACTGCGTGCCACTCACGTGCTGCGGACCTACCTCGGTGGCGAAACTGTCTACGACAGTGGTGAATTGGCATCTGCCGCGGCGCATTCGGAAACGGCACTGGCATGA